The following DNA comes from Enterocloster bolteae.
ATATGGTATCTCCTGCCCCATTCCCTCCTCTGTGGGAATCTCCATCTTCTGTTTCCTGAGCAGCAGCAGGCTCTCATTTACAAGAATACGGTAAAACCATGTTTTTACGGCATTTTCATTTCTGATCGCCTCATAGTGGTCCAATGCCTTGCAGACAGCATTCTGGACAATATCCATGGCGTCCTCCTGGTTATGGACATAACTGTAGGCCAGCCTGTAAAATTTCTCCTGGTTGCTGACGATATAGTCCACAATTCTGTTATATAAATCTTCCTTCATGGGGTTTACATCCCTCCTTGCAGTGTTGTTTCGCGGCACATCATAGCGGTACATCTTTGCTGCTGATATATAGATTCTTCTTTCGTCTTAAAAGTTGCATATGATTAAGTTTTTTAACCATAAAATGCAGTCAGGGCAGGAATCCGATGTTTCACCGATTCCCGCCCCGCCTGGTACCTGGCATTTACTGCCCCATTCTGTTTTATGTCCATTCTTACCGGAATGCCGCCATATGTTCCGACGCCATCCGCTTCATTGGTTTGACTGAGTACAGGCAGACCGCCATAGTCAGTATATCCGCTGCCGGCTGTGCCAGATAAATTCCCGTGACACCCATTATTCCGGGCAAAATCAGTATGAATGGGACATAAAACAGTCCCTGGCGTATGACGGACAGGAATAATCCATATCTGGAAGAACCAATGGTTTGATATGTAATTGTCATCATGTAGCACAGCCCAAAAGCCGGATAAAGGGCCACCTGGGAAATCAAAAGCCTGACACCGTAATCAATGACAGCCGGATTCCTGTTAAACAGCATAATCAACGGCCTGGCCAGAAGAATATAGGTTCCCGCCACCAGCACGGTAAGAATCAGGGATGTCCTCAATGCAAAGCGTACGGACTCATGAAACCGTTCCTCCCTGTTGGCCCCAAAGGAGTAGGCGGCTACCGGCTGATATCCCTGCATGAACCCCATGACTACATAGCATCCAATCAGCACCAGGCGCTGTACCACACCGTATGCGGCTATAATAAGGTCTGCGTCTGTCATGGACTTTGCTGCTATATTGGTAAGGGATGTTGCCGCCGCAAGGCAGATCTGTATAACAGCTGTAGGTATACCGATAAGTGTGACGGATTTGATTAGAGTCCACTGGGGTTTAAAATATTCCCTCTTTATTTTAATGATGGAACGTCCGGATAGGTAGAACCATCCCAGGATAAAAAATGTGACAAACTGTGAGACTGTTGTGGCAAGGGAAGCCCCCTCCACTCCCATTGCAAACCCCCAGTCAAACATAAAGACAGGGTCCAGCACCACATTAAGAGCAGCACCCGTCACAACCGCGATAGATGAGATCTTTACAGATGACTCTGCCCTGGCCGCGCAGTTCATACTCTGGGCGGGAAGATTGGCAAGGGCCGCCACAAACATCCAGAATGCGTAATCCCCGGCCTGGGGCAGCACAGCTTCGGAGGCTCCGAAGGCCCGCAGTAAAGGCTCCATGAAAATGATACCTGCCGCACATAGAAACATTCCAATGAATACAGATAACCCAACCACGGATGTGACCGTCCTGTTAGCCCCCATCTTATCGCCCGCTCCCAGTTGTCTGCCAGCCAGCACCGCTGCCCCTGCCGCAAAAATATTTTCCACTGAAACCATGATGAGCAGCAGCGGAAGGGTAACGCCTACAGCTGCAAGCGCAATATCTGAACCAAGCATTCCGATGTAAGCTGTATCCACAATATTGTAGACGGCCTTTGCCAATAAGGCCAGGGTGGCCGGAACTGCCAGCCTGGTAATGGCTCTGGAGGGCTTCATATCACCCAGTATGGATTCCTGACGTGCGTTTTCTTTCTTCATATGTCCACATCCTTTCGTTCCACCACACCATGGAGAAGCACATCCAATGCTCTCCTGCAATCCTCTTCATGTGTCTTGAAA
Coding sequences within:
- a CDS encoding sigma-70 family RNA polymerase sigma factor, with translation MKEDLYNRIVDYIVSNQEKFYRLAYSYVHNQEDAMDIVQNAVCKALDHYEAIRNENAVKTWFYRILVNESLLLLRKQKMEIPTEEGMGQEIPYYEEGYNHEYDVYEQLNRLEEDVQTIIKLRYFEELTLKEIAYVTRTNLNTVKAKLYRGLKLLKQNIQEADL
- a CDS encoding MATE family efflux transporter, which produces MKKENARQESILGDMKPSRAITRLAVPATLALLAKAVYNIVDTAYIGMLGSDIALAAVGVTLPLLLIMVSVENIFAAGAAVLAGRQLGAGDKMGANRTVTSVVGLSVFIGMFLCAAGIIFMEPLLRAFGASEAVLPQAGDYAFWMFVAALANLPAQSMNCAARAESSVKISSIAVVTGAALNVVLDPVFMFDWGFAMGVEGASLATTVSQFVTFFILGWFYLSGRSIIKIKREYFKPQWTLIKSVTLIGIPTAVIQICLAAATSLTNIAAKSMTDADLIIAAYGVVQRLVLIGCYVVMGFMQGYQPVAAYSFGANREERFHESVRFALRTSLILTVLVAGTYILLARPLIMLFNRNPAVIDYGVRLLISQVALYPAFGLCYMMTITYQTIGSSRYGLFLSVIRQGLFYVPFILILPGIMGVTGIYLAQPAADILTMAVCLYSVKPMKRMASEHMAAFR